In Catharus ustulatus isolate bCatUst1 chromosome 27, bCatUst1.pri.v2, whole genome shotgun sequence, the following are encoded in one genomic region:
- the FAM136A gene encoding protein FAM136A, with protein sequence MAEAAQGRVQAAVESAVQGLEREQIRAMQGAMFRCSARCCEDTAASMQEVQRCIERCHAPLARAQAIVTAELEHFQDRLSRCSLQCSDQAKDALDSGGSEPRVRGQLDACLATCGDQHLRLVPAMAKKMRDGLANIQQ encoded by the exons ATGGCGGAGGCGGCGCAGGGCCGGGTCCAGGCCGCGGTGGAGAGCGCGGTGCAGGGGCTGGAGCGGGAGCAGATCCGCGCCATGCAG ggtgccatGTTCCGCTGCAGCGCGCGGTGCTGCGAGGACACGGCCGCGTCCATGCAGGAGGTGCAGCGCTGCATCGAGCGCTGCCACGCGCCCCTGGCACGCGCCCAGGCCATCGTCACCGCCGAGCTGGAGCACTTCCAG GACCGCCTGAGCCGCTGCTCGCTGCAGTGCTCGGACCAGGCCAAGGACGCTCTGGACTCGGGGGGCTCGGAGCCGCGCGTGCGGGGCCAGCTGGACGCGTGCCTGGCCACCTGCGGGGACCAGCACCTGCGCCTCGTGCCCGCCATGGCCAAGAAGATGCGGGACGGGCTGGCCAACATCCAGCAGTGA
- the SNRPG gene encoding small nuclear ribonucleoprotein G isoform X2, whose amino-acid sequence MDKKLSLKLNGGRHVQGILRGFDPFMNLVIDECVEMAPGGQQNNIGMVVIRGNSIIMLEALERV is encoded by the exons ATGGACAAGAAGCTGTCGT TGAAGCTGAACGGCGGCCGGCACGTGCAGGGAATCCTGCGGGGCTTCGACCCCTTCATGAACCTGGTCATCGATGAGTGCGTGGAGATGGCGCCGGGCGGGCAGCAGAACAACATCGGCATGGTG GTGATTCGAGGGAACAGCATCATCATGCTGGAAGCTTTGGAACGAGTATAA
- the SNRPG gene encoding small nuclear ribonucleoprotein G isoform X1: MSKAHPPELKKFMDKKLSLKLNGGRHVQGILRGFDPFMNLVIDECVEMAPGGQQNNIGMVVIRGNSIIMLEALERV; this comes from the exons ATGAGCAAAGCGCACCCGCCCGAGCTGAAAAA GTTCATGGACAAGAAGCTGTCGT TGAAGCTGAACGGCGGCCGGCACGTGCAGGGAATCCTGCGGGGCTTCGACCCCTTCATGAACCTGGTCATCGATGAGTGCGTGGAGATGGCGCCGGGCGGGCAGCAGAACAACATCGGCATGGTG GTGATTCGAGGGAACAGCATCATCATGCTGGAAGCTTTGGAACGAGTATAA